Proteins encoded within one genomic window of Lepidochelys kempii isolate rLepKem1 chromosome 11, rLepKem1.hap2, whole genome shotgun sequence:
- the LYPD6 gene encoding ly6/PLAUR domain-containing protein 6 produces MESWPTLAWVLLLSLIADCLKAVQPRDFTVKDIIYLHPSTTPYPGGFKCFTCEKAADNYECNRWAPDIYCPKGTRYCYTQHILEAGGESISVTKRCVPLEDCLSTGCIDSKHEGHKICTSCCEGNICNLPLPRNATDAIFATTSPINQTKRLSQHISIITSCLLLVFTS; encoded by the exons ATGGAATCCTGGCCTACCCTGGCCTGGGTTCTGCTACTTAGCCTGATCGCTGACTGTCTGAAAGCAGTTCAACCTAGAGACTTCACAGTGAAAGATATTATCTACCTTCATCCTTCAA cCACACCATATCctggtggatttaaatgtttCACCTGTGAAAAGGCGGCAGACAATTATGAATGCAACCGATGGGCTCCAGATATCTATTGTCCAAAAG ggACAAGATATTGCTACACTCAACACATATTGGAAGCTGGTGGAGAAAGTATATCTGTCACTAAGCGCTGTGTGCCACTGGAGGACTGTTTGTCTACTGGATGCATAGATTCAAAACATGAAGGCCACAAG ATCTGCACTTCCTGCTGTGAAGGAAATATCTGTAACTTGCCATTACCCAGAAATGCAACTGATGCAATATTTGCAACGACATCCCCTATAAATCAGACAAAAAGACTTTCCCAACATATATCAATAATAACGTCATGTCTCCTGTTGGTATTTACTTCATAG